The window CTATTTCCAGCCGTATTCAGAGGCGTTCAGCATCTACAAACCCGATAGCTGAAACTCCGTCCCGATTGGTGTACACTCCCAACCCGGTGAGAGCCATCCCTTCGGTGCAATCGTGCGCGCTGCTTTCCTTTCAATGCTGCTGCTCCTGATCGTCGTCCCCGTTCTGGCCGGGGAGCCCACGATCCGCGTGAAGACTTCCTCGGGGATCAGGAAGATCGGTCTGGAGCGCTACGTGCTCGGCGTGGTCTCGGAAGAGGTCTATCCCGACTGGCCGCTGGAGACGCTCAAGGCGCAGGCGGTGGCATCGCGGACCTACGCGATCGTCCGCATGCGCGAGGCGCGAAAGGCCGGGCGCGGCTGGGATGTGGGCTCGGATACCGGGCACCAGGTGTTCTCGACCAAGCCGGTGGACCCGGGCTCGGGCGTGGCGCAGGCGGTGCGCGCAACGAAGGGCGAGGGCGTCTGCTACGAGGGCGAGCCCATCGAGGCGGTCTTTCACTCCAACAGCGGCGGCGAAACCGAGGACGCCTCGGTGCTCTGGGGAAAGAGCGTTCCGTATTTGAGGCGCGTGAAGAGTCCGTGGAGCGCCGAGGGGCCCAACTACTTCTGGACCGAGGACTTCGACGAAGGCGCCTTTCTCAAAAAGCTCTCGGGCCTTGGCGTGCGCGGCAGCCACGTAACGGAGATCCTCGCCCACGGGCGCGAGGGCTCGGACCGCGTGGACTCCCTGGGGATCGAGACCGACGCCGGTTCCTACGAGGTAAGCGGTAAGGACCTGCGAAGCGCGCTGGGGGCCACGGTGCTGCGCAGCCTGACCTTCCAGGTGCGGCTCGAAGGCGGGCACGTGCGCATCCTGGGCAGCGGCGCCGGCCACGGCGTGGGCATGTGCCAGTGGGGCGCCCGCGGCCTGGCCCTCGAGGGCGTGGGCTACCGGCAGATCCTCTCCACCTACTATCCCGGCACCGATTCCTGCGAACTCTATTGAAGCTGGACCATCTCGTGTAGGGGCGGGTAGACCCCGCCCCTACACT is drawn from Chrysiogenia bacterium and contains these coding sequences:
- a CDS encoding SpoIID/LytB domain-containing protein codes for the protein MLLLLIVVPVLAGEPTIRVKTSSGIRKIGLERYVLGVVSEEVYPDWPLETLKAQAVASRTYAIVRMREARKAGRGWDVGSDTGHQVFSTKPVDPGSGVAQAVRATKGEGVCYEGEPIEAVFHSNSGGETEDASVLWGKSVPYLRRVKSPWSAEGPNYFWTEDFDEGAFLKKLSGLGVRGSHVTEILAHGREGSDRVDSLGIETDAGSYEVSGKDLRSALGATVLRSLTFQVRLEGGHVRILGSGAGHGVGMCQWGARGLALEGVGYRQILSTYYPGTDSCELY